One Thalassotalea hakodatensis DNA segment encodes these proteins:
- a CDS encoding RNA-binding S4 domain-containing protein — MTIEIEVSSQPIELYKLLKIANLVSGGGEAKIVITEGYVYLNGEPEFQKRKKIFHQDIVQFNGEEIQLICFQAPSSPQKKKKLIGEHSTSKPSNSMQIKGGRKKISL; from the coding sequence ATGACAATCGAAATAGAAGTTTCTTCTCAGCCCATCGAATTATATAAATTATTGAAGATAGCTAATCTTGTCAGTGGTGGCGGTGAAGCAAAAATTGTTATCACCGAAGGTTATGTGTATTTAAATGGTGAGCCTGAGTTTCAAAAACGTAAAAAAATTTTCCACCAAGATATCGTGCAATTTAATGGTGAAGAAATCCAATTGATATGTTTTCAAGCACCTAGTTCACCTCAAAAAAAGAAAAAACTTATTGGTGAGCACTCAACAAGTAAACCGTCTAATTCTATGCAAATAAAAGGTGGTCGTAAGAAAATATCACTGTAA